The Methanobacterium formicicum DSM 3637 nucleotide sequence ACGGCTCTCAACCTGGAAGGATTGACTGGAAGTTATACTATTCTTTTGAATGTGAACAACAGTCAGCAATCAACACAACTCACTGTAAATGATGTTCAAGGAATTCCTAACCAGAGTGCGAATTTGAATGCTCTCTTAAAAGATGCCAGCAGCAACCCCATTCAGGGTAAAGTTGTCCAGTTTTCAGTCAACGGAACCGTGGTGGGTACTGGAACCACAGATAGTAGTGGTGTGGCTACCTATGCATACACTCCTACTGTTACCGGAATATACAATTTACAAGCTATATTCAAGGGTGATTTAAGGTATGCCTCTTCTCAGGACAATGCCACTATCCTATCTCTACCTAACAATCCCTTCCTAAATTACAGCACATACTTCGGAGGAAGTGAGTGGGAAAAAGGAAAAGGAATATTTGTGGATGAACAGGGTAACATATACATATCTGGTGTGACTAAATCAGCGAACACAAGTCCCAATGACTTCCCCGCCCCTACTGGTGGTGTGACTCGAATTGGTCCAGGCGGAAACTATGATGTTTTCGTGGTTAAAATGGATCGTAATGGAAATTTAATTTACAGCACCATTTTAGGCGGAACTCTTAGAGAAACTCCTAATTCCCTGGCAGTGGATGCTTTAGGAAACGCTTATGTCACAGGACACACACAATCTGCTGATTATCCAACTACAGAAGGCGCTTACGACAGAATTTATGGTAATGTAACCGATGCCTTTGTGTTTAAACTGAACTCAACTGGAAATCTGGTTTACAGCACTTACCTCGGAGGAACAATCCTCACCAGAGGTTGGGGTATTGCAGTGGACAATGCAGGATGTGCATATATTACTGGAATAACCAATTCCCCGGACTTTCCCACCACTGAAGGTGCATTCCAAACCACTAAAGGTGGTCCTGTCTGGCATAATGGAGATGAATTTGATCAGGTATACCAGGATAGTTTTGATGCTTTTATCACTAAACTGAACTCAACTGGAACTGCTCTCATTTACAGTACCTACCTTGGAGGAAGCCAGGCTGAACAACCACTCGACATTGCAATAGACAGCGCAGGTTGTGCCTACATTGTTGGAGAAGAAACATGTTCTATGGATTTCCCGGTTAAAAATGCCTTCCAAAACATCTTTGGAGGAGGATCACAGGATTCCTTCGTAACCAAATTGAACCCAAATGGAACAGCACTTATCTACAGTACTTATTTAGGTGGACTTGGTGCTGATCAGGGAGTTAAATTAACGGTGGATGCTGCAGGAAATGCTTACATCACCGGAGAAACTTATTCTTCCAATTTTCCAACCACTGAAGGTGCCTACCAAAGAACCTACAAAGGTCCTGATGAAAACAACGGAGATGCATTTGTAACCAAACTGGATACCAATGGGGCTTTAATCTTCAGCACCCTCCTCGGAGGAAATGGGGATGATGCAGGAACAGGTATTGCAGTAAACAGTGACGGAACTATTTATGTAGCCGGACAAACGGCATCTACAGATTTCCCAACCACACCTAACGCCTACCAAACAACCAACGCAGGTAACTATGATGCTTTCGTGAGTAGACTCAGTCCAGATGGTAAAGTACTCAGTTACAGTACCTATCTAGGAGGAAACACCATAGTTGCAGGAACTGCAACATCAACAGACCAGGCAAATAACCTTGTATTGGGTCAAGGAGGATTCTATGTATATGGATTCACTAACTCAGCAGATTTCCCAACCACAACCGATGCATTCCAAAAAAATAACGGCTATAAAGGTACCGGAACCGGTGTCTGGGACATGTTCATCACCAAATTCGTGAACCCTACTCAGATCACAACTGGTAATGTTACCGGAGAGAAAGATGCAACTGTTAATCTGACTGCTACGCTTTCAGAGGCTAACACTTTAGGTTATGCTCCTCTCGCTAATAAAACGGTGCGGTTCATGGTTAATGGTGTGTTCGCTGGCAATGCTACTACTAATGGTAATGGTGTGGCTACTCTGACTTACCCTGTCAGTCTTGTTGGTGGAAATTACACAGTACAGGCCTTTTTTGATGGAGATCTAGATCATTTGGCCAGCAGTACTAGTGGAACTCTAAAAGTACCACAATCCAGTCTGCATGTTAGGACCAGTTCTAATAAGGCTAATCCTGCTGTGGGCGACACGGTTATTGTTACTTACAAATTGAGTAATGATGGGCCTGATGCAGCCCGCAATGTAGTGATGAGATTCACTGTACCTGAGGGTTTGGAATATATTGGTGCCACTAAGGATGTGGGTAACGTTGAATACGATGAAGCCACAAGAACTGTTATCTGGACAATGGATACTGTGCCTGTGGGTGACCCGTATATCAGTGTTAATATGCGTGTTTTAAGTGCAGCTGTTTTCGGATTACAGCCTCAGCTTACCACCACTACCTATGATCCAACCATTGCAAGCAGTGTATTATACCGGACTCTTACTACTCGTGAGAGAGCTGTTGATACTTCTGGTAATTCCAACGCTTCGGTTAATGCAGCCACCGCCAATGGAACCGGTTCTGGTGTAGGTGTAAATGCAGCCAGCAGTACAGTGCCAATGCAAACAACTGGATTCCCACTTGTTGGGCTGGTACTGGCAGTTTTGATGCTAGTGGGTGGAATGGCAACATCCAAAAAATAAACCATTTTCCCCTTTTTCTTTTTTTAAATTATAATAATCTTTGTGAGTTAAAAATTTTTATTTGTATTACAAATCACGATTAATTATCCAAAATCGTAATAACAAATATTATATACATCATAATAAAAGAAATTTAAATATTTAATATAAAGGAGATGATGTCATTAAATTGATAAAAAAGGAAGGTATTCTTCTGATATTATTGATAGCAATAACTTTTTGTTTTTGTGGTGCGGTTACAGCCCATCCGGGACATGGAACTCCTATAGAAGTGCCTACAGATCCTGGAACCGGGGGTGGTACGGATACAGGTACTACTGACACAGGTTCAACAGGATCTACTTCTTCAGGAACAGATTCAGGTGCTACTTCAACATATGGAGGTTCATCAAGCGGAGTTTCTACAGGTAGTACTTCAAAAAGTACGGGAAGTACAAGCGGGGGAACAGAATCTGCTCAAACTGGAACAACTAACACTCCAGTAAATGACAATAACAATGCCACCACTACTTCTGCAGGTGGTTCTGAAGAGGTCAGTGGAAATACTGGATCTTCAAATACCTCACCAGGTGGTCCTGCTGCATTGATTGGCTTAATGGTGGTTGTTGGTTTAATAGGTATGTCTTTCCCTTACAAAGAAGGTGGTGCTCTAAGCAAGCTACAAATGAGCATTTTTGGCAGATAAAAACCGTGGTTTCTTAAAAACTTTATTTGGGAGAAAATTAGGTTTAAATTTGCATTTTAGATTGTTATTAGTTCTTTTTATCTAAAAATTTCAATAACAAAAAAATGATTGAAGGAGGTTATAAATTTGCATTTATCTGATGGCCTGATACCGTTATGGCAGGCTGCAATCTACTGGATTATTACCATTGCCGTACTGGCAATATACATGTATAAACTTTCTAAAACTGAGGATAAAGGGAAAATTCTCGTCAACACAGCAATTCTTGCAGCGGTAACTGTTGTTGTATCCTCAATTTCCATACCCTCACCATTCGGGATTCCAATACACTTATTCGTAATACCCTTAGTGGTAATTTTACTAGGCCCTTTGAGTGGGGTTACAGTAGCATTTTTGTGTTTCATAGTACAGTTCTTATTCCTGGGAATGGGGGGTATAACCTCTTTAGGTGCTAATGTGGTGACCATGGGGATAGTGATGAGTTTTTCAACCTATTACTTCTACCAATTCACGAAAGAACTGGATGATCGGTTGAGTATTTTCTCAGGAACCTTCATGGGAATAATTATGGCCACCATAACTCAGATCATAATATTGCTGATTGCGGGTGTTGCCACCCTTGAGGTTTTAATGGCCACACTAGTGCCATTCTATCTCTTTGTGGGTGTTATTGAGGGCATTATCAATGTATTCATAATCCTGTCCATATTTAAACTAAAACCGGAACTGGCAAAGGTGGAACAAATATAAAGTGGGGTTATTGTGATGATTAATCTAAAACAAATAGGAATTTTAATCCTGATACTTGCTGCATTCATGGTGCCAGTGAGTGCCCATGGGGTACATGTAACCACCAATGAGTCAAACATTATCATAGCGGATAACTCCACTGGAAAACTGGCCAAATCTGTAGTGGATCAGATGGGGGTGAATGTCACAGTTTACAAGTTTGCATCAGCCGATGATGTGACCCATGAACTGGAACACGCCCTTGAAAATTCAAATAAGAAAATTCTGGCAGTTGCTTACACCGACACTGTTCAACAGTTTATAGGTCAACATCCCGAAGTTTCAAGTCGAATTATTGTGGTGGATGCCAATCAAAATGCAATCCAACAGGGTTTAACCAAGTTAAATGTTTCAGGAGCAAACAGTGCTGGCTTTTTAACCCCACTTTTATCTGGCCTGTTAATTGGATTGGTATTTGGATTGGGAATAGGTGCTGTGTGGATGAAGAGGAAATTGGTTTAAACTGGAATTTCCTATTTTCAGTGTAAGATTTTTCTCTTGAGATATAGGTATCCTTTGACTCCAAAAAGAGTTAAGGGAACCTTTCCATTAATTAGCTCAAGATTAACCAATTTTCTATGAAATAAGAATCTGAAAACTTATTAACATTCAATTTAATTATTCAGGGGGATTAATAAGTGATGAGAATTAGTATGTCTTTACCTCGAAAGTTGCTTGGAGAATTCGATGAAGTTCTACGGGATAGAGGTTATAATTCAAGGTCTAAGGGAATCAGAGATGCTCTGGAGGATTACATAATACGTTACCAGTGGATGCAGGAGATGGAAGGAGAAAGAATGGGCACTATAGCGGTTATATTTGAATACCATTACACCGATGTCCTGAAAGATCTTGCAGATATCCAGCATGATTTCAGAAAGCAGATAACTGCAGTTATGCGTACTGAAATAGGTGAAAAATACTGCCAGGAAATTATAGTAGTAAAGGGAGATGTGAAACACATCCGTGACCTAACAGAAAAAATTAAAAGACTTAAAGGTGTTGAACATGTTAAACTGACCATTACAGTCAGTAAATCAAGTTCTCACTAAGATGTAAACTAGTAAATTTGATATAATATTCTTGTTAGTTTAATTCTAATTTAGGCAGTGTTGATGAAAGGAATATCCTCTAAAATAATTTTTTCTTTTTTAGTAACTGAATTTAGTTTAATCTTCATTTTTCATGATTATTTGGCTATTATGCGAGTTTAAAGAGTTCAATTGCTTTAAAAGAACATATGCATTATGTCTTATTATCTGGTCCATTAATATTATTTATATGTTATGGATTTTTTAATATAACAATAATAATATATATGTTATTACTAAGATTAGTCTCAGTGTCTTTATATTTCTCATAAGCTTGTATAAGAAGGTGAAAATGTGATGAAAAAAGGAGTAATTGTATTGGTGGTTTTATTGGCTGTGATTTTCTGTGGGAATGCTTCAGCTATGTATCAATATCAACCAGAGACATATCAACCAGATATACCAACAGGGATAACTGGAGATGATTGGGTTACTGAAGAAGAGTGGAATAACCTTTTGGCTGGAGGCAGTGGATCAAGTAATGTTCAAGAATATATAAATGGGATACATACTTCTTCCCAAGGGGATTCGAATGTTCAAGGCGGTGATTCATCTCAGGGAACTTCCACAGGTTCATCTGCATCCACAGGTTCATCTCCCTCCTCGGATTCAACTGGATCAACGGGTTCATCTACTGATAATGCAATTAATAATTCTCCAAATACTGCCACAACAGAATCAGGGACTTCAACTGATGATAATGGGAAATCTGATGAATCTTCCAAAGTAGGAACTCCAAGCTCCAGTGGCACACCATGGGGTGCTTATGCTGTGGGGGGAATTATTTCTGTTCTGGCCATAGGTGCTGCTGGATTCTATTACAGGGGAAACATGTTTAGAAAATAAAGATTAATCATTTTATTTTTTTATCTTTTTTATCTGCCATGATGATTCATGTTAACCAAAAGCTAAGATATATGGTGGAAAGTGTATAGGTTATAGCTTTATGGAGTTGGGTTCTTTTCCAAGGGCAACTCATCGATGAGATGTCGCAAAGATCAGGTTCTTGATTTGGCTGCCAAATTAGATGGAATCCCGATCCTACAATGTGGTTACAATATCATCACCTAAAATCATTCGATGCTATTAAGCAGCCTTCCTCAAAAATTAGATACTCTTTAGGAAAAGAATTTATTTTTTAGATTTAAAAACAATGTGGTTATTACTATATTTTCAAACTAACTTCTAAATTTTTATATTTTCTTCAATGAGCAAGTCCTAATCATAAATATTGTATTTAATATCTTCTTTTCGCTTGAAACGAGTTTATATTTGTCAGTGGGAGGATTAATTGAAGATGTTTTAGTATCATTATAACTGCCTAAATCAACATAATTTTATTAATAAAATATTTATTATTACGATTTTTCATTTATTTAACCTAATGTAATAACATAAATATTATATATAGTATTATAACGATATAATGCCGATGAACATATATTCGATTGAATAGGTGTTCAAGTAAAATAAAAAGGAGGTGAAAAGATGAGAAAACAAGGAGTAATACTTGTAATAGCAACTTTGATGGCAGTAATTCTATGTGGAGCTGTATCAGCTACAGATTCATCTACTACTGGGGGTGAGGGCAATATTTCTGATGTTAATTCTTCGGGTAATGTCGATCCCATCCTCTGGGTGAATGTTGGTTACGAGTATGCAAATGATAACATAACTCCAGAAATTAAAGTTACTGATTCCAATAATAACAGTGTAGCTTTTGACAAGACAAGGTACTCAGACACACTCTACCGATTGAACTTCACCTATGCAGGTGTTACCAATGGAACCATGTTTAATGTAATGGTTAGTGCTCCGGGTTACATTACCCAGAAAAAGCAGGTGACTGTTTATCAGGCTGGCACGGATCCAGATTTTATTGGAAATCTAAATTTTGACATGAAGGCCACTGAAAACTACAAACTGGGTCGTGAAGTAACTTCCACAGCAAACCAACAGCTGAACTTTTCAACTGCTGACGCTGTTTTAGCCATAACCACTGCAGGTGTACCTCAACTCAATGGAGGTACCAGTGAAGACTGTATTGAAGGTATTTTAAATGGTTCAAACGGCCTTGTATCCTATGGTAAAGGTAACCTGTTAATGCTCAGGCAAACTGCAGTAGATCCTGTGGACTTTGCATTTATAGTTAAAAGAGGAACTTCCTTAATTGCAATCTGTTTCAGGAATGGAACTGCAACCCCGGTTTACATGGGCACCATCTCTGAAAATATGTCAGCCGCAGATTGGAACAAATTAATTGCATCTGTAGGTGGGGAAAATGCATTTTCCTTTGCCAGCCTTGCAAACGCTTGGAATGCAGGAGCTCCATCAGACCTGTTGAGAGAAGCAGCCTTCCACGGTCACGTGTGTCAAGGAACCATAAGTGGATACACCATCACTCAGGCACTACTTAAATACTATCCTCCAATACAGGAAACGGCAGGAGGATCCGGTTCTCCTGGTGATATAACCTCATACAAAGTTATAGGAGTTCCAGGTGACTCAGATGATGATGCAGCAATGTATTTCCTCGATGCCACAGCTGGAAAAGGTGGTTACACTGGATATGACACCACCCCTACAGGAGCTACTAGCAACATGGTAGGTTTCATTCGATGGTACAGTAACACCAACACTGGAGAACTCATAATCATGAGGTTCAAACGTGCAGAAAACAGACAACAGTTCGAACAGGAAACAGGAATAACTCTAAACAATGACTTAGCGGAGTTAAAATTCAACACATGGATACTGGGCAAACTTAAAACTAACCCCGAACAACTGGTTGAGTTCATAACTGAAAAAACAGGACTCACTGAAGAACAGTACTACTACATCTTGGGAACAGCAACCAACATTACCAACTCAAATGGAACAGTCCGCATACCTGCTCAGGATGCTCACGGATTAGACATGGCATACATTAACAGTCTGAACTTAACCAACGCAACCAGAGCAACTGCAAGTACCACTAGTGCTACAGAATTAACCTACGATCAGTTAAAACAGATAGGTATTGACGCAGCTAATCTAGCAAAACAGATATTCAAAGATCAACTTGGAATAGACCTTGAAAAAGACGATGCTGACTTAGCGGTTCTAACGTCTGCTGGATACGTTTACTTAAATGGTCAATCCACCGAAGCAACCTGGGATGGAATATTCGAAGTTCTGGGCTCACGACTAAGCAGATCTACTTTACTACCAATACACATGGGATTATGGAAACCATTATGGTACACATTTGCCCTTCGTGATGCAAATGGAACAACCCTCAATGCACTCTACATGAGATACGATCCAGTAACCAAACAATGGATAGTAACAAACGGTAGTGATGGGAACAAAGTAAATGATATAGGACCCGCAGCTTTAAACAACAAAACACAACTGAACAATCTAAACAAAGTATTCCCAGATGGAAACTTCTTTAATATACAGAGTATTGCCAACGCATGGAGGAATAACCCAAAATTTGACCAGTTAGTAACATTCTTGTTCCATGACCATGCCTGCCCAGGAGTACAGCCAGGATTCTTCATAACTGACTACATCTTCAACAACATACCACTAAGTGAAGGTCAAAGTTACAACTACATAGCTAACAGTATCTACTGCAAAGATGACAGTCTAATATATTTATTAGGTGTTTCTCCAGGAATGGGAACCTACATGAACCAGAGACTGCCCAATGATGAAGTTGATTCAGACCTGATACCTGGCGGAACTGAAGAAGGAATTCTGGTAGTATGGGACAACAATACCAATACGGGCAAAGTATACATAATCACATTTAGCTGGGCTGATATTGATGTGTCTGATCTCACAACCAGCGAAGCTAAACGAGAAGCCCAGATACAGGCCTATATAGACATGTACAATGGAATACCCAACCCCAGAGTTAGAAATAATCAGCAAACTACTTCAACGTATTTGGGAACCGTGTCAAGAAGTCAATTTACAACTCTTCAACAGGGAGGGGAAAACGGTGAAAATTCACAACAAACTGCCAGAAGATGGTTTGCCAGTGGTTCGAATCCATCCGGAACTGGATCTTCCTCCCCAGGAACTGGATTAATCAGTTCCTCCAATGGAAGCGGAACTGGTTTACTTGGATCATCCAATGGGGCTAATGTTTCAAGTGTTAATGTCAGTGCAGCTACTGTGACTAACTCAACCAGTGGTTCTGTTGGAACTCAACCCGGTGATGCAAAAGCCTACGAAGTCACTCAAGCTGGTGCACAAGGTTCAGAAGGAACTCCATGGGGGCTTTATGCCATTGTTGGAGTGATAGCTGTCCTAGCATTAGGTGGAGTCGGATTCTTCTACAAAGGTGGTAAGTTCGGTCGATAAAAAACCATTCCCTTTCTTTTTTTTCTTTTTTAGATAATTCATACTGTATTTGTATTTTAACAATGATTAATAAAAAATGGCATTCTTTTTTGAATATCACTCTTTTTATATGGTTTTTTTTGTTTATTTGGCTATTTTAGGTTTTTTTTACAATTAAACTATTTAGAAATTAATTGTTTTGGATAAACATTTTTCATCTGTTCTTTTAATATTGTTTATCTCATAATTATCATGTTTTAATTGTATTAAAAAACCTGCAAAAATCCTTATTTTTTTATTAACATATTTTTTTTTATTACTATTAATCCTATATGGGGCTATTAAGTAATAACACAAAGCTTATATATTGTATTACTACGATATAACGTCGTGATGAATATATATTCGATTGAATATCTGTTCAAACAAAACTAAAAATGAAAAAGGAGGTGAAAAGATGAGAAAACAAGGAGTAATACTAGTAATAGCGACTATGATGGCACTGATTCTTTGTGGAGCAGTTTCTGCTACGGATTCATCTACTACTGGAGGTGAAGGTAATCTTTCTGATGTTAATGCTTCTGAACCTGTTGACCCCATTTTATGGGTGGATGTAGGATACGAGTATGCAGATGATAAGATTAACCCTGAAATTGCAGTAACAGATTCCAATAACAATAATGTAACTTTTGACAAGACAAAGTACTCAGACACACTCTACAAGTTGAACTTCACATATGCGAATGTTACCAACGGGACCCTGTTTAATGTGATAGTCAGAGCTCCAGGTTACATAGCCCAAACTCAACAGGTAGCGGTTAATCAAGCAGGTACCGATCCAGAGTTTATTGGAACTGCAGATTTTGACATGCAAGCCACTGATAGCTATAAAATTGGCCGCAATGTCACCGCAGCTGCAGACAACTTACTACACTTTGCAACAGCAGACGATGTTCTATGTATAACTACAGCAGGACTAGCTTATCATAATGGTACCACTACTGAAGACTGTTTGGAAGGAATTTTAAACGGTTCGCATGGTGAAATAAGTTATGGTCAGGGAAACCTGCTGACATTCCAGTCAATTAGAACAGACCCTCTGGATTTCTGTTTCATTGTAAGAAATGGTAATGAACTCACTGCAGCTTTCTTCAAAAACGGTACATTAACCCCTGCATACTTCGGAACTTTCTCTGCCATTGATCAGGCATTATGGGAAAACACCGTATCGCCAACCCTAGGTGAACATGCATTTGGATATGTCAGTCTGGCAAACGCCTGGAAGGAAGGGCTCTCCACCGACATCCTGAGACAGGCCGCATACCACGGTCACGTATGTCTGGGAACTATCAGTGGACAGGCCATGGTCAGCCTTCTACTGAAATACTACCCTCCTGGAGTATATGGTAATTCCGGAGAACTTGAAGCAACAAGTTACAGGGCTATCAGTGTACCTGGTAACTCAGATGATGATGCAATAATCTATTCCTTAGATTTAACCCCGGGAAAACGTTCTTGGGTGGGATATGAAACTAGTGGTTCAGGTGCTGCTGACAACATGATTGGATTCATCCGATGGTGCGATTCCACCAATACTGGAACACTCATCATAATGCGATTCAATGAAGAAGCTGTACTTCAGTTATACAAACAACAAACAGGTAACAATGCATACACAGGTATTGCTGGTGAATTAGCGTTCAACGCATGGTTAGTCAATAAATTAGAAAATGACCCTGACTCCCTGGTGGAGATAATGTACGTCTTTGAAAACATAACCCCACAAATTCACAACAACCTAACTGGAGGAGTTGACTCTAAAAATGTTGTATGTGATGCTTTAGGGCTTGACATGGACTACATACTGGGCCTGAATTTAACCAATGTAGCAAACCAGAGAGTTGCCACAAACTACACAACTGGAAACTTGACTCAGGATCAGATCAAACAGATCGGAGAAGACGCTGCAAACATGGCTATTGCATTATTCGCAGCAGATGGCATTAATTTGGAGAAAGATGACTATAATCTTACAGTCTTCACTTCTGCAGGTTACGTACGTGTCAATGGCCAAGTAATGGATATGACTTTTGATGGAATCTATAATGTCTTAGGTTCCCGACTTTCCAGAGCAACCTTACTGCCGGTACATAATGCAAGATTCAACGACCTGTACTTCCAGTTCAGTCTGGAATATAATGGAACTGTCATCACTAAAACTATTTGGTACAATTCAACAACAGGAATACTGGAAGCTAAAGACAAAGCTGGATGTATCATAGATCAGGTAATCCCTTACGACCCACCATACGATGTTTTAATGGCATGGTTATGGCACAATCACGTTTGTGGAGGTAGTACAACTGGATACTTAATCACTGACTACGTCTATGACAACTTCCCAATAACTGCAGATGAACAGTACACCTACATATCTACCAATGACATCTGTAGAGATGATATTTTATCATATCTCTTAGGAGTATCTGCAGGAGATGGAACTTACTATAACCAGAGAATGAAATCAGCAGGTAGTGAAGTTGGAATAATCAGCGTTTATGACAGTAAAACCAACACCAGAAGAGTAGCTATCATTAATTTAGTTGCCCCTAAATTTTCAGATGGTAACAATTATGATAACTACATAAGAGTATACAAAATTCTACAAAAATACGACGACTGGAACTCACCTGAGTGTCAAGAGGAGTTAGCGAGTATACCAAACCTAATTTCTGGACCATCAATATCTCTGACTGCAGATACATTTGTAACTGAAGAAGAATGGCAGATGATCATATCTGGAGGTGGAGAATACGGTGATTCCCTGAGCTACATTCATAGTGCTGTACCTCAACGTACCCAAGCTGAATTAATTAGTTTGATGAGAGGTTCTCAGACACCTGGAGGTTCAACTCCCACAGGAACAAATTCTGGATCTTTAGTTGGCTCAACTACTGGAATTGGTAGTTCCTTATTGGGATCATCCAATGGGTCTAACACTTCTGGGGTTAATGTTAGTGCAGCTACTGTGACTAACTCAACCAGTGGTTCTGTTGGAGCTCAACCTGGTGAAGCAAAAGCCTATGAAGTCACTCAAGCTGGTGCACAAGGTTCAGAAGGAACTCCATGGGGGCTTTATGCCGTTGTTGGAGTGATAGCTGTTCTGGCATTAGGTGGAGTCGGATTCTTCTACAAAGGTGGTAAGTTCTAGTTAATAAAAACAATTTTTCCCCTTTTTCTTTTTTCTTTTTTAAAGTGTGATTGAATTTTTTTATAATCTTTAATACTCCCTATACACTCTATTAAATCAACATTTTTATATTTTAATCAAATTAGAACTCATATTTCCGCTGTTTTTTTGCTGTTTTTTAAAATGATAAGCCTTAGTTGAAAGGGGATATGATAATGGACTTATAATGGATCATAATCGAAATATTTATAAATGATAAAAAAGTTAGGTATACCTAAGAAAATTAGGCTAACCTAACTCTGACTTTTTTAGTCACAAAAATAGGGGTTAACCAAAAAAATAGGGAGGCAAATTAACCATGATAAAATCGTTAAACAATCTTAAACAAGGCGAAACTGGAAAAATAACATCCTTCAAAGG carries:
- a CDS encoding FmdE family protein produces the protein MRKQGVILVIATMMALILCGAVSATDSSTTGGEGNLSDVNASEPVDPILWVDVGYEYADDKINPEIAVTDSNNNNVTFDKTKYSDTLYKLNFTYANVTNGTLFNVIVRAPGYIAQTQQVAVNQAGTDPEFIGTADFDMQATDSYKIGRNVTAAADNLLHFATADDVLCITTAGLAYHNGTTTEDCLEGILNGSHGEISYGQGNLLTFQSIRTDPLDFCFIVRNGNELTAAFFKNGTLTPAYFGTFSAIDQALWENTVSPTLGEHAFGYVSLANAWKEGLSTDILRQAAYHGHVCLGTISGQAMVSLLLKYYPPGVYGNSGELEATSYRAISVPGNSDDDAIIYSLDLTPGKRSWVGYETSGSGAADNMIGFIRWCDSTNTGTLIIMRFNEEAVLQLYKQQTGNNAYTGIAGELAFNAWLVNKLENDPDSLVEIMYVFENITPQIHNNLTGGVDSKNVVCDALGLDMDYILGLNLTNVANQRVATNYTTGNLTQDQIKQIGEDAANMAIALFAADGINLEKDDYNLTVFTSAGYVRVNGQVMDMTFDGIYNVLGSRLSRATLLPVHNARFNDLYFQFSLEYNGTVITKTIWYNSTTGILEAKDKAGCIIDQVIPYDPPYDVLMAWLWHNHVCGGSTTGYLITDYVYDNFPITADEQYTYISTNDICRDDILSYLLGVSAGDGTYYNQRMKSAGSEVGIISVYDSKTNTRRVAIINLVAPKFSDGNNYDNYIRVYKILQKYDDWNSPECQEELASIPNLISGPSISLTADTFVTEEEWQMIISGGGEYGDSLSYIHSAVPQRTQAELISLMRGSQTPGGSTPTGTNSGSLVGSTTGIGSSLLGSSNGSNTSGVNVSAATVTNSTSGSVGAQPGEAKAYEVTQAGAQGSEGTPWGLYAVVGVIAVLALGGVGFFYKGGKF